The region CTCACTGTTGTACAGCTTGCTGAGGTACAACTCAAAGGCTCAGACCACATGGAATCAGATGACCCTGATGGCTGTGCTAGATCAAATCTCTTTTTTCACTGATGGCATTGAATAATCTTTTTGGTTCATTTCAAAGTCTCCCAGAAATCTTTTCCTAAATGCACCACATCTTGTTCCAGATCTGTTCATGAAACTGTTAGTTGAATAACAGAGATTCAAGGGTAAAAGGCAGTCTTTGATGGCTTGCTATACTCACAATTTAATATGGAGCATTACACTTTTACTGCACATAGAATGGAGTGCCCCAGGGGCCCTTGGATACTATTTAGTCCAGTCTCCTCTTATAGGCAAGCTAGAAAAAGTTATTTGACATCAGATGTAGATATGAATCCACTGATCCCTTATCCctaatctatttttctttcccttgtatCACTCATACTTCTTCCTGTTCTCTGGATTTTGTCTGCTGTTTATACACAAGATTCACTCCATTCATGTCCCATCCAACCCCATTCCTTTGGCTTAGCCTTCTGATTCTCATTCAGTGCTTTAGATACCATGTTTCAAGACTGAATAAATACTAACCCCGAAATTGTATTCCTAAATAACTCAGTACTGACCCCCAAATGTGTTTCTGATATTTCATCCAAGTTTTAGTCACATATTTCCAACTATCAGGGCTCAACAAACTGCAGCCTTTCCATCCAGACAGTACGTACCTGGGAAATCTCTCCTCTGTCATTATCTGTCTTATTGGCTGCATGTTTTGATACAGGGCCTTAAACTTGTCCCTGGATTAAAACTAGATCAACAAAGTCCTTCACCACTCACCAGCTCCTACCAAGGCTTTTGTGTTACCACACAAAAATGATATTCCTTATCATTTctataagaaaaatgaagaatgctGCATTGGAAGTAATGAGATTTCTCAACAACTGAGTTAACTTTTATAAAGTTTATGTAACTCTAAAAAAATTAGACAAGCTTAATGGCCTGTCTCCAGCAAACAGAACAGAGTGATTTCCTCACAAACAATAAGATACAACTTTGTAGCAGGCATTTAGAGACTTAACTCATCTATGGAGTATATTTCTTTCCTGTTCCTGTTTAGCTAATTCTTAAGAATAACCACTCCTTTATTCCTCAGCACAGTCTTCTCAACTCCTCTTTTATAATTCCCCTATCAATGAATGTCTTCTTCCTGTTGAGAATATATGCCTTAGCACAAATGAGACAGGCaggaattttcaaaatatgtgttAAGATGAACAACTCACCTTTAGTGCattgttcagtcacgtccaactctttgcaaccccacggactgcagcataccaggcctccctgtccttcaccccaTAGATAAAAGAAGCATATAAAACTaagtcaagtttttaaaaagacaggttTCTGAACCTTTTGTAGTCTTACCTAGTTCTTGGGTTCTAACAGTCTTCCCCATCTCCTAGGCAGCTTTCTAGTTGTATGTCTTCTAAGAGAAATGTTGGCTCATCAGTTCGGTTGCAGGGGTAATCACTGGTGATGATCCTCAAATCCCATGTAGCAATCTTTGCATTTCCTGGGGTACCTAGTATACCAGCCACCTCTTTGAGCCTTCCCCAAACTCTGCCCTCGAGAGCATAGTGATTTACAAACAGTAAGAGTATCTGGTTTCTCTGTAGGAATTCAGAGTTTCTGTAAGGATTTGGTGGAGGTTGCAGACATTTTGGAGAAGACTACAGAGTGTATTTCTGAAGAAACAGAGCCTGCAGACCAGAAGCTCACTCTGGAGAAGATCTTCCGAGGATTGTCACTTTTAGAAGCAAAGCTGAAAAGTGTGTTCGCCAAACACGGCCTGGAGAAGATGACACCCATCGGTGACAAATATGACCCTCATGAGCATGAACTCATTTGTCACGTGCCAGCTGGTGTTGGGGTGCAGCCTGGCACCGTGGCATTCGTAAGGCAAGACGGCTACAAGCTTCATGGCCGCACCATTAGACTTGCCCGGGTTGAAGTGGCAGTAGAGTCTCAGAGAAGACTGTGAAGGGGCCCAGAGGAACTGCGTGTTCTCCCAGAGTGCAGCCACCTGTGATTCCTTTATTTATTAAACTAGGTTCGTATTGTACATGAGGTACTTCATGTGATCTGTTTTGGATTTAGTCATATTGGCTTTATTTCTGAGATACTTTGTTGATTTAATGCGACCTGTTTGGTCTCATTAGAAGTCTTGCCATTGGGCATTTGAACAATGTGACAAGTGTCTCCTGTGGCCTTATCAAAATgtgtttaagaaaattattttaaaattggtaCTCTGATGACTTTCAAtccaaaatgttttttaaaggtgGAAATGAGTGTATGTTTATGTGTTTTCAACTAAATGTTCATTTCTAGTCCCTATAACAGAAATTGTATAGGATCTTGAATTTGGTGGGAAGCGGAGGTGGTAGGGATTCATTTAACATTTGGGTACTGAAATGATAAAGCTTTACAACTGTATGAATTTGAATCATTTGGATTGATTTTTATGCACATAGATTTTCAGAGCCtacccttttcattttgtttttcttctaaccATCTTTTGTCCTTGTAGTTCCTGCCAGGTGGACTTCATATTCACACTCATTTCCCTTTTCAAATCCCATATACAAGGCTAAGGCCTCAGGAAAGACTTGGAAGACAGATTGGCAAGAAATCAAGACACCAGGTCCCTTTCAAGCAAGTATGGCCAAGAAACCTTGTGCTTTCCTTGCTGAGTTgtcttcaaattattttcagcTTCCTTAGGTGTATAATCATTTCAGGGAAATTGAGGCAGTGCCAACAGCTAATGACCTAAACTGGTCTATGCAAGCAGTTTACCACAATTTCTCTTTCCATTGGCCCTTAAATCCTCTGCCACTTTGTCAGATTTATCTTGTGATCCTTGATTAGATTATGTAGGGAGGTAGTCAGGACCAAAAAATGTTAGGTTCTTATGAGTCCTCATTTCATTTAGTTATGCTGGGtttggagtttttgttttgtttgttttggggttttttggggggggctacTCACAATTCACTACCTCTCTTACATTGACTAgctttatattctattttttttatctgTCTTATGTCACATGTAAACATCTAGCTCCCCTTTTATGTACTGACCTTCTAGAGGTAATGAGcctatgtgtatattttttatttcagtcttaTAGATAGTGTTCTATAAAAAATTTATTCAGTAAATGAGTTAGTGAATGAATGATATATATATCAGACATTAGAAAGGAGGTCTTTATAGATATTTTAATGCTAGGAGCCGCCTTAATAATCTAATCTCACCCTTTCAGTTTCTTCAGACTATGTGAAAACAGTCTTTTAGGACTGGActcgaagaaaaaaaaaaatctctaaaactaGTAAACTAAATTTCAGTGAGAACTTAAGAAACAACTAGATACTAACTTCAGTATTTAAGATTCAACAGTTCTATAATGAACATGCAAATATACCCCCAACAGACAATTAAATGTTGTTAAGTGTCCAGATTGTCCAGGTTTAGGTTTAAGTTACTTTCCCataaaataaatccatttcttctagaacTCTATGACCCCATTCTGTGGGATGGTGAAAGAGCCTCTTAGACATCTTAGATAATTATAGCACACTACACAGATATGCATCAGCAAAACCATCCCCTAATGGGTACTACCACCTCCACCAGATTTagacacaaaaaaacaaatacatctcAGATGCAAACAAAAGACTGGTGGTGAGATTTAAAAACCAGACCTCTTGGCATTCCACTCAGTACATCCTGTAAATGTAATGAGCAGTCAGATTTCACAATGGgaatatgtcttttttttctgccttctttcctttaaaaatgacaaatattgaCAATAAGAAAGTGAGGCAATTATGATTTTCCATTTGTTCTTGGATCACTAGCTGTTCATTACAAATGAATTAGAATAACCATAATTTCAGGTATGGAATGTTCTGATTACTTGAAGAGTTTTTCAGTATTCTTTGCAACCTCCTGTTTTAGCAAGTAGATTGAGAATAATTCTAGATTCTTCTATTATTCAGTAGTTTTGCAGACTTAAAAGTATAAACTTAGAAGCTGGAGCTATAACAGAATCTCAAAAAGTTGAAAGGCTTTCAGGAGCCAGTGCAGCATAACAGAGCATATGCTTAGTAAGCATCAACTCAAACATAATTCCCAGCCTAGTCACTTCACTCTTCTAAGCCTGCTTCCGTGTTTGTAAAATAGTTATAATTCTCAACCTATTacgaggattaaatgaaatgtgCAAATTGCCTATTACAGTAGGCCGtcgaatatttatttttattgctttttatacACATTGTTTTTTGTATGTTTCCCCTAAAGTCTAGGGGAAGGGGAAGACTGGTGCTTgactataaaaaaataattgtaagttAATCAGTCATagtgaattcttttcttttcagcttctgttttttgtgtgtgtctgtttaaACTATAATGAGGAAGTCTACATTTTTAGACTGGAGAAATAAGGTTTTTCAGTGCTCTTAATTATTTTCATCTTGATGGTAAAGTAAAAAGATATTGGCTTGTAGATGATATGTGTAAGGAAGCTTTGGCTCATATGAAGAGGGACCTTGGTGTCTTAGTACTTGGATTTTATGAATCTTTGGTGGATTTTCCTTACCACTATAAAGGAATCATTCAGTTTGTACTGACATAAGTTACGTGGTGCTCTTTCTTGGCAAAGGATTTAATAAGTGAAGAAACATCCTTAAACACTAAGGcaaaatcaaagaagacaaaGGTGAAATATAATCTTCGGAAACAAcattaataaaacttttattgaaaTTACTGTTTCGTGTATTTACTGTCTGTCTGCCAGAATCATATTGTGTATTGACATGGTCACTTCACTGATTGCTGACCGACCTTGTTGATGCTCAGTGGAGGGAACTTGGGGTCTCACTTGCCCAGGCAAGTGGATGCAGTGCAGGCATTTTGCCTTGGTGTTGAggctttgtctgtttttttaccTCCTTGACTTGCTTCCTTCTGATTTCTATGTATTTCTTAAATCTGGATCCCtatttatttctgcctttctgTCTGGCACTGCCTTATATTCTTGTGCTTGCTTCTTGGTTCTAATCATCTTCCCTGCTTTAATCATTTTACTCAAACTGCAGAACTTCTGACCATCCTCTCAATCTGATTACTGGCACGTGGCCGCCTGCTTCCATGTGCCCTTCCCAACCTTTGCCTAGCCTTGTCTTTACCTCTGCTTCTTCACTGGCTTCCACATACCCAGCCTCCTGGCTAAGTGCCCCTCTTTGTAGCCAGCCTTTCCTGTAGTTTTGGCTTTGCATTTTCATCATTCTTCCCACCCTAGCTCCATAATCCATTGTTTCTCACATTCCCAGAGCTAGTTGGCAAGTATATCCTTACCTTACTCTTGTCCATTCTCATATTCACTGGAGGTTTTAAAGCACAGCTTTGAAATCTCCTTGAATCTAGACCGTAGATTATAGGGAGGTGACACTGCTGGTTTCTGACCCACACCTTCCTGTCTCTGGATGCTCACTCTTGATACCTAGCCATCAAACCAAAGAGCCAACTCAAGTAACCTGTGGAATAGAACCAAGGGTCATGGCTGAGCTTTTAGCTGACAGCCAGCACCAAACTGCCAGCCACCTTAGTGAGTCATTTTGAAAGTGGACTCTCCAGTCCCCAGTGGAACAACCCCATCTGACATCACATGGGACAGATGAGATCTCACTGAGTCCTGCCCAATATGCagatttatggggaaaaaaaaagtgttacctttagccactaagttttggggtaGTTTGTTAATGCAGCAATAAATAACTGATGGAATCACCCAACCTCACTTTCAGTCTCACTACTAGTTGTTTTGTACCTTGGCCACCAGAATTATGGCTCCTTGGTTTTCCTCTTAAACAGCTTTTTTGAATTTGTCCTACAACTCTGATACACATGGATTGTGGGATTAGAAGAATTTTTTCCTAACAGGAAAAAACACAGCTGTAAAATCTAGAATTATCAAGGACCCTAAaattggctcagacggtaaagtgtctgcctacaatgcaggagacgtgggttcaatccctgggttggaaagatctcctggagaaggaaatggcaatccactccagtattcttgcctagagaatcccatggtctgaggaacctggtaggctacagtccatggggtcgcaaa is a window of Muntiacus reevesi chromosome 1, mMunRee1.1, whole genome shotgun sequence DNA encoding:
- the GRPEL2 gene encoding grpE protein homolog 2, mitochondrial → MAARLLWAVRRQMQPLASHAASEGRGWLHPFSTATQRTAGEDCSSEDPPDELGPSLAERALKLKAVKLEKEVQDLTVRYQRAVADSENIRRRTQRCVEDAKIFGIQSFCKDLVEVADILEKTTECISEETEPADQKLTLEKIFRGLSLLEAKLKSVFAKHGLEKMTPIGDKYDPHEHELICHVPAGVGVQPGTVAFVRQDGYKLHGRTIRLARVEVAVESQRRL